The genomic region AAGGCAATGGAGTCCCCTTCTTTTTCCAATGTCTTCAAAAGTCTTGCAAACAGAGCATCCCAATCTTTTTCTTTCATGACAATTCAGTCTATTCTTTGTTTTCTTTTCGGACAAGAGTAAAAAGGCACCTTCGGGGGCGAAGGTGCCAAGTGTAAGAGAAAAGTGTATAAGAACACTGTTTCACCAGGCTGTTTTAGACATCCGTATAAGACTTGTAGTTACATCGGATGTGGCTCTTTCCTTATATTTGTAGCATGTAGGGATTAAGCCAAGAGTTAGTATCAAGGGGAAAAGTGCTACTCTTTCATTGTCAAATAAAAGAGAAATTCATGATAACAGGAATGCTGGATATATCCAGAAGATTTTCTCGATTAGTCCGTTTTTTGTTCTTGATACCATTTCCCTTGGTACATAACAGAGTATATAACTACATGTTACTTGTGTCAATATATACGTTAAAATTATATAAATAAAATTGTAAAATTTTATAATTTTATATTCGATAGTGAATAAAAAATGTAAACATACTACATTAGAAGTGTTTGTTTGTGTAAATATGTAATTATACTACCTGTAGTATATCATAAAATATCTTTTTGGAAAGATGCTAGGTGACAACTTTGCAGGAATGTCTGGTTATTTTGGAATTTTCAAGTAACCTGATCGGAAGGATTGGATGGATTGGTCTGTTGCTCCTGGAAAGAAAAAATCCGTAGGTGCGACGATTGCTGCATCATCGAATTGTCTTGCGGATACAATGAGAACAGGCACCTTATCAGGCGCCTGTTCTCTATATAGTTCTTGAGATTTTACTCAGCAGCAATTGATTGACTAGTTCGTCGTGTAGGTAACCGTTACGTTACTATGGTAGCTACCAGCGGCAAGGGTCGTTTTAGGATTCCATTTCAGTTTGAATTGCCAAAGGGTGACAGCTGTACCTTTATGATATCCTGCAGGGAATGTGAAGTTTGCACTGTAGGTGTCTTCATATGCAATATTGACATTGATACCAGTATCAGCATTGTTGTTTGCATCCTGTAAGAAATTGGTTGCAGTTACGGTCGTATTATAGGTGGCCTGCTCTTTCAGATTTCCAGTTCCCTTGAGGGTGAAGACATCTGTTGAAGAAACGGTCGAAATATCACCGACGGAAATGTCGGTAAGAGTTCCTTCCGTCTTTGAGATCAAGGTGCTGTTGCTACCGTAATACAGATTCAATACGACGGCTGTTTCAGCTACATCAGACTTAAGCTTGACGTAATTGGAGGTAGAAGTCGTTGCAAAAGTTGCACTTGCTGCGATTGCTGCTACTGCGATGATTGCTGCTAATTTTTTCATTTTGTAATCCATCCTTAGTATTTTCTTTTAATCCAGTACCTTTTCCCTTGGTACAATCACATAGTACTGTATCTTGTAACTTATGTCAACAGAAAAGATAAAAATTTTCATTTATTTTTATAAAAAATATAATTATATATAATATAATAAATTATAATATTTATTGATGTCATAACATGAGAAAATATTAATTAATTTTAAGAATTTTGCATAAAAGTGTTTTGCCTTATGTTGCTTCTTAGGACAGAAGATGTGATAAAAATTTTGTTTTGTTTCCGATTGTTCGGTATCAAGAACCGGATAATATGGATGGTAAGTCAATCCTCTTGATTTTTTCCAACAACTAACCTAACGTGAAGTCATTATGATTGTAGTACTTAAACATAATATTACCGCATCACAAAAAACGGCGGTTAAGAAATTTCTTATAGACAGTGGTTTCAAAGTCAAAGAAATCGTTGGACAGGAAGAGACTGTTCTTGGTGCTGTCGGCAGGACAGGAATTGATCACCGTTCTGTTGAGCTGATGGAAGGCGTTTCCAAGGTTGTGCCAATCAGCAAACCCTATAAGCTTGCTTCAAGGGAGTTGAAAAAGGAAGACACTATCGTCAAGGTCGGAAATGTCAGCATCGGTGGTAACCGTATTGCAGTCATTGCCGGTCCCTGTGCCGTTGAATCAGAGAAACAGATAATGTCCATTGCTGCAGAAGTCCGTGAAGCCGGTGCAGTCATTCTGCGAGGCGGAGCTTTCAAGCCAAGGACTTCACCGTACTCTTTCCAGGGATTGGGGGAAGAAGGTCTCAAATATCTGCGCAAGGCTGGAGACAAATATGAGATGCCCATTGCAACGGAAGTCGTCAGTCCCATGGATGTTGAAATGATGTCCCATTATGTGGATATGTTTCAGATCGGTGCTAGGAACATGCAGAACTTTGAGTTGCTCAAGACTGTCGGAAGAACCGGCATGCCGGTATTGCTGAAACGAGGTCTTGCCGCAACTATTGAGGAATGGCTGATGGCGGCAGAGTACCTTATGGCAAACGGGACCGACCAGATCGTGCTCTGTGAAAGAGGTATACGGACATACGAACGGGCCACAAGGAATACGTTGGATTGCAGCGCAATTCCGATTGTCCAGAAACTTACGCACCTACCTGTCATCGGGGATCCCAGTCATGCAACAGGTATAAGGGATTTGGTTGCTCCTATGTCTCTGGCTCTCATTGCAAGCGGATCCTCCGGCCTTATTGTCGAAGTCCACAATCATCCGGAGGCTGCGCTCAGCGATGGACCGCAGTCTCTTTATCCTTCCCAGTTTGAAAAGCTGATGAGAGATGTCCAGACGATGGCTCCTGTCGTCGGGAAAAGCCTTGAGAGAATTCCTCGGATGTTGCCGAAAGGTCTTGAGGAGAAAGGAAAGGCTGCTGACCTTTCTTCGATGGTGGTTTCCTTCCAGGGAGAAAGAGGCGCTTTCAGTGAGCTGGCTGTCCGCCGTACTTTTGATGAAAATGCTGCAGTGTTGCCTCTGAAGGCCTTTGAAGATGTGTTTGAGAGTGTCATGAAAGGTGATGCAACATTCGGGGTTGTGCCTATAGAGAATACACTTGGTGGTACAATTTTCGACAACATAGACAACCTCTTGAAATATCCAGGTATCCAAGTAGTCGGAGAACAGCAGATTCGGGTCATTCATAATCTGATTGCCTTGCCTTCGGCAACAAAGGACCAGATCAAGAAAGTCTATTCCCATCCTCAGGGACTGGCACAATGTGAGGCTTACCTTCACAATGAATTGCCACAGGCTGAAGCCGTACCGTTCTTTGATACCGCTGGTGCCGTTGCCTTTATCAAGAAACAGGATGATCCATCTTTGGCTGCCATTGCCGGTGCACCGGCTGCAGCTTACTATGGCATGAAGATCCTCGCTCAGGGCATTGAATCACATCCAAGCAATTATACAAGATTCTATGTTCTTTCCAGGACCGAGAATGCGGCCTTCTTCAGAAGTTCAAGCAATCCGGACAAAGCTGCAATGACTTTTTCTGTCTCTGATACTCCTGGTGCTCTTTTCGAGGCACTTAAGGTACTTTCCCAAAGAGGCCTGAACCTGAAGAAACTTGAATCCCGTCCCATTCCTGGTAAGCCATGGGAGTATTCTTTCTTCGTTGAGACTGAACTGAAAGACCAACAGATTTTTGAACAGGCTTGCAAGGAAATGCAGCAGCAGTGTACGTCTTTCAGGGTGCTTGGTACCTTCAAGTCGGCGGAATAAGATTATGGCTGAACCAAAAGCCTACCCTTCCAGCCAGTTGCTTGTAGGCGTGCTTTCCAATCTCGATGAAGCAGAAGAAAAGACTGCTTTAGCCCGACTTGTTGATTTGTTCGGCCCTATAATGAAACGGACGGAATCCCGTCCGTTTTCCTATACTTCCTACTACGATGCTGAAATGGGAGGTCCTCCGCGACGTTTCTTTCTCCTTTTTGAAAAGCTGGTCGATCCCTCGACTCTCAGTGCCTTGAAATTGAAAACCAATGCCATGGAGCAGGAATATGCCCAAAAGGGACTTAGACGTCTCAATCTTGACCCTGGTCTTCTTAGCCTCAGTTCTCTTATCCTTGCATCTGCCAAGAACCGGAGCCATAGGATACCTATTGGCGGAAGCATCTATGCAGAAGTTACCCTTATCTATAAGGATGGCTGTTTTCGACCTTTGCCATGGACATACGCCGATTATGCCAGTCCTGAGTATCTGG from Spirochaetia bacterium harbors:
- the aroF gene encoding 3-deoxy-7-phosphoheptulonate synthase translates to MIVVLKHNITASQKTAVKKFLIDSGFKVKEIVGQEETVLGAVGRTGIDHRSVELMEGVSKVVPISKPYKLASRELKKEDTIVKVGNVSIGGNRIAVIAGPCAVESEKQIMSIAAEVREAGAVILRGGAFKPRTSPYSFQGLGEEGLKYLRKAGDKYEMPIATEVVSPMDVEMMSHYVDMFQIGARNMQNFELLKTVGRTGMPVLLKRGLAATIEEWLMAAEYLMANGTDQIVLCERGIRTYERATRNTLDCSAIPIVQKLTHLPVIGDPSHATGIRDLVAPMSLALIASGSSGLIVEVHNHPEAALSDGPQSLYPSQFEKLMRDVQTMAPVVGKSLERIPRMLPKGLEEKGKAADLSSMVVSFQGERGAFSELAVRRTFDENAAVLPLKAFEDVFESVMKGDATFGVVPIENTLGGTIFDNIDNLLKYPGIQVVGEQQIRVIHNLIALPSATKDQIKKVYSHPQGLAQCEAYLHNELPQAEAVPFFDTAGAVAFIKKQDDPSLAAIAGAPAAAYYGMKILAQGIESHPSNYTRFYVLSRTENAAFFRSSSNPDKAAMTFSVSDTPGALFEALKVLSQRGLNLKKLESRPIPGKPWEYSFFVETELKDQQIFEQACKEMQQQCTSFRVLGTFKSAE
- a CDS encoding DUF4416 family protein, with product MAEPKAYPSSQLLVGVLSNLDEAEEKTALARLVDLFGPIMKRTESRPFSYTSYYDAEMGGPPRRFFLLFEKLVDPSTLSALKLKTNAMEQEYAQKGLRRLNLDPGLLSLSSLILASAKNRSHRIPIGGSIYAEVTLIYKDGCFRPLPWTYADYASPEYLDWFKTCRQELRQRLRKQSTHFPL